TTTCTCCCCTAACAGCCAGGGCTCTGATCTGTCACTTCCAAGGGGGGCTGGAACCTGCTGTCTATGTCTTAACTagtccctctctcccctcgctctccctccctacaGCCACAGTAGTCTGCTACTACCATGGGGGACTGGAACCTGCTGGGGAAGCTGCTGGAGAAAGCCCAGGAACACAGCACCGTAGTGGGAAAGGTCTGGCTCACGGTCCTCTTCATCTTTAGGATCCTGATCCTGAGCGCCGCAGCAGAGAAGGTCAATAAGAATTATTCAACACctttacaaatgttttttttaatttgtttacatttgatttattatttaaccaggcaagtcagttcaatgacggcctgggaacagtgggttaactgcctgttcaggggcagaacgacagataagTTTAGAGCGTCAGCCATTGGAGTACAACAATACACAAACACTAAATGCAACTTGTTATTTCCGTTGTGTTCCCGGTAGGTGTGGGGGGACGAGCAGTCAGGGTTCACCTGCGACACCAAGCAACCTGGATGTGAGAACGTCTGTTATGACATCACCTTCCCCATCTCTCACGTCCGCTTCTGGGTCCTACAGATCATATTCGTCTCCACGCCCACCCTCATTTACCTGGGTCATATATTACACCTGGTGAGGATGGAGGAGaaacagaagcagagagagaaggacgcAGATCGGGCCGGGGACAAACTGGAGACCAGAGCCTGTAAAGCCCCGGTGAGGGACGACAGTGGTAGGGTTCGACTGAAGGGGGAACTACTGAGGACCTACGTGTTCAACGTCATCTTCAAGACGCTGTTCGAGGTGGGCTTCATCGTCATGCAGTACCTGCTCTATGGCTTCCAGCTGCAGCCCATGTACACCTGTGACCGCCCGCCCTGCCCCAACACAGTCAACTGCTACATCTCCCGACCCACAGAGAAAACCATCTTCATCATCTTCATGCTAGTAGTGGCAGGTTTGTCTCTGTTCCTCAACCTGATAGAGATGTACCACCTGGGATCCACTAAGTGTCGCCAGGGGATCAAGTACCACCGGGAGGATCTGAGCTCAGACTCTGTCTCCAAGGAGCCCAGCGAGGTGGACGAGGCTGTACCCTACGCTCCCAGCTACGACCACTACCACGGAGGCCAGCCAGCCTACCCCCAACTCCAACCAGACCAGCAGGTCCAGCTAGCATACCCTCCTGtccccagctataacatgtccCCGCTATCTGAGGAGACTGACTCCACCTACCAGCCCTACCACAACAAGGCAGCCTACAAGCAGAACAAGGACAACCTGGCGGTGGAGAGGAGTGGCAGCAGGCAGCCGGAAGAGGAGGGGGACTTGAAAGGGAAGAAGGGTGGAGGAGAAACATGGGGGGTCGGAGCCAGGTTCCCCATCTCTAGCCCGGGCTGGACGCACCACTGCTAAACACGGCAACAACAAGACCAGAATAGACGATCTGAAGATCTGAGAGGGGGGTTAGGTTGCTATGACGATGTCTTAGGTTCCTTCCGAG
This DNA window, taken from Oncorhynchus gorbuscha isolate QuinsamMale2020 ecotype Even-year linkage group LG13, OgorEven_v1.0, whole genome shotgun sequence, encodes the following:
- the LOC123994233 gene encoding gap junction alpha-3 protein-like; the encoded protein is MGDWNLLGKLLEKAQEHSTVVGKVWLTVLFIFRILILSAAAEKVWGDEQSGFTCDTKQPGCENVCYDITFPISHVRFWVLQIIFVSTPTLIYLGHILHLVRMEEKQKQREKDADRAGDKLETRACKAPVRDDSGRVRLKGELLRTYVFNVIFKTLFEVGFIVMQYLLYGFQLQPMYTCDRPPCPNTVNCYISRPTEKTIFIIFMLVVAGLSLFLNLIEMYHLGSTKCRQGIKYHREDLSSDSVSKEPSEVDEAVPYAPSYDHYHGGQPAYPQLQPDQQVQLAYPPVPSYNMSPLSEETDSTYQPYHNKAAYKQNKDNLAVERSGSRQPEEEGDLKGKKGGGETWGVGARFPISSPGWTHHC